In a genomic window of Thermosynechococcus sp. CL-1:
- the lptC gene encoding LPS export ABC transporter periplasmic protein LptC, which translates to MPLPRPLLPLCLVLALTGCGWVDQWVGEEPSPEPEITGEVKLQNLTLRQTNAKGELLWLLQAAGARYRDDDRQQLEIQNLTGELKAEGKTAYKVQAKAVNVRQRDGQLWIEGRTTVTDLQQKGTIVADQLVWQGDRGVLIAQKNLQARYPQVTVTAKRLEADSQRQELRALNAVQVTSSAKEAKDLQLSTESLVWQQQPNRLLAGVIGQGGVTVRGVAGDRQGQRLQAQRAIWSISDQVVILEGGVQVQLPNPALRVEGETVRWLIPQQQLVSDRPVRVQYSTQGIQGQANRGVFLMAENRAIFDNAQINSQPQKAQLRAQRLNWWIPQERVEASGQVEIQRPNAHLRTAQLIWRIPQQEVEAQGGVFYRQRNPRIQIQGQRAKGWLDRQEVIVSGNVQSEVPLQLRLP; encoded by the coding sequence ATGCCTCTGCCTAGACCCCTCCTCCCCCTTTGCCTTGTACTGGCCTTGACAGGCTGCGGCTGGGTGGATCAATGGGTGGGCGAGGAACCCTCACCAGAACCAGAAATCACGGGGGAGGTCAAGCTGCAAAATCTAACCCTGCGGCAAACGAATGCCAAAGGTGAACTCCTCTGGTTATTGCAGGCGGCGGGAGCACGCTATCGCGATGACGATCGCCAGCAATTGGAGATTCAAAACCTCACGGGAGAATTAAAGGCAGAGGGCAAAACTGCTTACAAGGTGCAAGCTAAGGCAGTCAATGTGCGGCAGCGGGATGGGCAACTCTGGATTGAAGGCCGCACCACCGTCACTGATCTCCAGCAAAAGGGGACGATTGTGGCCGATCAATTGGTCTGGCAGGGCGATCGCGGCGTTCTCATTGCCCAGAAAAACTTGCAAGCCCGCTATCCCCAAGTCACTGTTACTGCTAAGCGCCTCGAAGCCGATAGCCAACGCCAAGAACTGCGTGCCCTCAATGCCGTTCAGGTGACCTCGTCAGCCAAGGAGGCCAAGGATTTGCAACTCAGTACGGAGAGTCTAGTGTGGCAGCAGCAACCCAATCGACTGTTGGCAGGGGTGATTGGTCAAGGGGGGGTCACCGTCCGCGGTGTGGCGGGCGATCGCCAAGGGCAGCGGCTGCAAGCCCAAAGAGCCATCTGGTCGATTAGCGATCAGGTAGTTATCCTTGAGGGGGGTGTTCAAGTGCAGCTTCCCAACCCTGCCCTACGGGTTGAAGGAGAAACGGTACGCTGGTTGATTCCGCAGCAGCAATTGGTGAGCGATCGCCCGGTGCGGGTGCAGTACTCCACTCAAGGCATTCAAGGGCAGGCCAATCGTGGTGTCTTCCTGATGGCTGAAAACCGCGCCATCTTTGACAATGCCCAGATCAATAGTCAGCCCCAAAAGGCACAACTGCGTGCCCAACGCCTCAATTGGTGGATTCCCCAAGAGCGGGTGGAAGCCAGTGGTCAAGTGGAAATTCAGCGCCCCAATGCCCACCTGCGCACGGCTCAACTGATTTGGCGGATTCCCCAACAGGAAGTGGAAGCCCAAGGGGGCGTCTTTTACCGCCAGCGCAATCCCCGCATTCAAATTCAGGGACAGCGGGCAAAGGGGTGGCTCGATCGCCAAGAGGTGATTGTCAGTGGCAATGTCCAAAGCGAAGTACCGCTGCAACTACGCCTCCCCTAA
- the metG gene encoding methionine--tRNA ligase, with protein sequence MSPHFSLTTPLYYVNALPHIGSAYTTIAADVLARFYRLQGYQVRFITGTDEHGQKIERTAQQRGLSPQAHCDEIAAGFQALWQQLHIHYDRFSRTTSPRHHAIVNEFFQRVWDNGDIYLGQQQGWYCVECEEFKEERELLEGRRCPIHVNRTVEWRDERNYFFRLSKYQPALLDYYAEHPDFVQPPSRRNEVLSFIEQGLQDFSISRVNLAWGFPVPTDPDQTLYVWFDALLGYVTALLEPEDEPTLANALKTWWPINLHIIGKDILRFHAISWPAMLMSAGLPLPEQIFVHGFLTKDGQKMGKSLGNTLDPFALVAQYGADAVRYYFMKEVEFGRDGDFSETRFVNILNADLANDLGNLLNRTLKMAWKYTDGKVPNVQGSAIPREHSLRQLAEHLCQTYGQGYRQLAFHEVCQQALTLARAGNKFLDEEAPWKRYRAGETERVAKILYCVLESVRLVAYVLAPIIPQLSEAIYEQLGYSIKFNGSVAPDLLGDRQAQWGVLPALQPLANPEPIFQKLSLPATVADSP encoded by the coding sequence TTGTCACCGCACTTTTCACTCACTACCCCCCTGTACTACGTCAATGCCCTTCCCCACATTGGCAGTGCCTACACAACCATTGCTGCCGATGTGCTTGCTCGCTTCTATCGTTTGCAGGGCTATCAGGTGCGGTTCATTACCGGTACCGATGAGCATGGCCAAAAAATTGAGCGCACCGCCCAACAGCGGGGTCTCAGTCCCCAAGCCCACTGCGATGAGATTGCCGCTGGTTTTCAAGCCCTGTGGCAACAACTGCATATCCACTACGATCGCTTTAGCCGCACCACCAGTCCTCGCCACCACGCCATTGTCAACGAGTTTTTTCAGCGGGTATGGGACAACGGCGACATTTACCTCGGTCAGCAGCAGGGTTGGTACTGTGTCGAGTGCGAAGAATTCAAGGAGGAACGCGAACTGCTTGAGGGTCGGCGCTGCCCGATCCATGTGAATCGCACGGTGGAATGGCGAGATGAGCGCAACTATTTTTTCCGCCTCTCGAAGTATCAGCCGGCGCTTTTGGACTACTACGCTGAACATCCTGACTTTGTCCAGCCCCCTAGCCGTCGCAATGAGGTGCTGAGTTTTATTGAGCAGGGGCTTCAGGATTTTTCGATTTCGCGGGTGAATTTGGCGTGGGGGTTTCCCGTGCCCACGGATCCAGATCAGACCCTCTATGTCTGGTTTGATGCCCTCTTGGGCTATGTCACTGCCCTCTTGGAACCAGAAGATGAGCCAACCTTGGCCAATGCCCTCAAAACCTGGTGGCCGATTAACCTACACATAATCGGTAAGGATATTCTTCGCTTCCATGCCATCTCTTGGCCAGCAATGTTAATGTCGGCGGGTTTGCCACTGCCAGAGCAAATTTTTGTCCATGGCTTTCTCACTAAGGATGGTCAAAAAATGGGCAAAAGTCTGGGGAATACCCTTGATCCCTTTGCCTTGGTGGCGCAATACGGTGCCGATGCCGTGCGCTACTACTTCATGAAGGAGGTGGAGTTTGGCCGCGATGGTGACTTTAGTGAGACCCGCTTTGTCAATATCCTCAATGCGGATCTGGCCAATGATTTGGGCAATTTGCTCAATCGCACGCTGAAAATGGCTTGGAAATATACCGATGGGAAAGTACCCAATGTCCAAGGGTCAGCGATTCCGCGCGAGCATTCCCTGCGGCAACTGGCGGAGCACCTCTGCCAAACCTATGGCCAAGGGTATCGGCAACTGGCCTTCCATGAGGTCTGTCAACAGGCACTGACCCTAGCACGGGCAGGGAATAAGTTCCTTGATGAAGAGGCACCGTGGAAACGTTATAGGGCTGGAGAAACCGAACGGGTTGCCAAAATTCTCTACTGTGTATTGGAGTCAGTGCGCCTTGTGGCCTATGTCCTTGCCCCGATTATCCCCCAACTGAGTGAAGCGATCTATGAGCAGTTGGGCTATAGTATCAAATTTAACGGATCAGTTGCCCCAGACCTTTTGGGCGATCGCCAAGCCCAGTGGGGTGTTTTACCGGCCTTGCAACCTCTGGCCAATCCAGAGCCGATTTTCCAAAAACTGTCGCTGCCTGCAACTGTCGCCGATTCCCCTTGA
- a CDS encoding NYN domain-containing protein: MVTSSSSAIYTPEQVLQNRGRVAIFIDGSNLFYAALQLGIEIDYSKLLCYLTQGSRLFRSFFYTGVDPTNEKQQGFLLWMRRNGYRVVSKELVQLPDGSKKANLDVEIAVDMMALVGCYDTAILVSGDGDLAYAVDAVSYRGARVEVVSLRSMTSDSLINVADRYIDLESIREEIQKAPRPTYTYRPVTGSLTPPPIVTPHWEQDTAEGKDEAAPNKSPETLENLDNNASA; encoded by the coding sequence ATGGTTACATCTTCGTCTTCAGCTATTTACACGCCAGAACAGGTGTTACAAAATCGCGGGCGCGTTGCCATTTTTATTGATGGCTCCAACCTCTTCTATGCAGCACTCCAACTGGGCATTGAAATTGACTATTCAAAACTCCTCTGCTACTTGACCCAAGGTTCCCGTCTCTTTCGCTCCTTCTTCTATACAGGGGTTGACCCCACCAATGAAAAACAGCAGGGGTTTTTGCTGTGGATGCGCCGCAATGGCTACCGTGTCGTCTCCAAGGAACTGGTTCAACTGCCGGATGGCTCGAAAAAGGCCAACCTTGATGTGGAAATTGCCGTCGATATGATGGCACTGGTGGGCTGCTATGATACGGCCATCTTGGTTAGCGGCGATGGGGATTTGGCCTATGCGGTGGATGCTGTGAGTTATCGGGGGGCACGGGTCGAGGTGGTGAGCTTGCGATCGATGACGAGCGATAGCCTGATTAACGTTGCCGATCGCTACATTGATCTCGAAAGCATCCGCGAAGAAATCCAAAAAGCACCCCGCCCAACCTATACCTATCGCCCCGTCACGGGTAGCCTGACGCCGCCCCCCATTGTGACTCCCCATTGGGAGCAAGATACCGCCGAAGGGAAAGATGAAGCTGCGCCCAATAAGTCACCCGAGACCCTAGAGAACCTAGACAACAATGCCTCTGCCTAG
- a CDS encoding 2OG-Fe(II) oxygenase → MSAAPLQILDLGGEILLFQRLIPAHQCQQVIATAEKVGFEDAQILMGTVDRSVRGGSLLRFDPQDPQQDTMRQILLQATQTIQIVLYQHYGIRFPEIENFSILRYRVGEGYRRHVDNLLLASRQMELAQGIPTRDVSLVGYLNEDFQGGETYFDRQGVRVTPRTGDVVVFPAYYTHPHTALPVVQGTKYAFATWLFY, encoded by the coding sequence ATGAGTGCTGCACCGCTGCAAATTCTTGACTTGGGGGGTGAGATTCTCCTCTTCCAGCGTTTGATTCCGGCTCACCAGTGTCAGCAGGTGATTGCTACGGCTGAGAAGGTGGGGTTTGAGGATGCACAAATTCTCATGGGGACGGTCGATCGCTCAGTGCGCGGTGGCAGTTTGCTCCGCTTTGATCCCCAAGATCCCCAACAGGACACGATGCGGCAGATTCTGCTTCAAGCCACACAAACGATTCAAATCGTCCTCTACCAGCACTATGGCATTCGCTTTCCTGAAATTGAGAACTTCTCGATCCTGCGCTATCGCGTGGGCGAGGGCTATCGCCGCCATGTGGACAACCTGCTGCTGGCCAGTCGGCAAATGGAACTGGCGCAAGGTATCCCAACACGGGATGTGAGTTTAGTGGGCTATCTCAACGAGGACTTTCAGGGGGGAGAAACCTATTTCGATCGCCAAGGGGTGAGGGTCACACCCCGCACCGGTGATGTCGTTGTCTTTCCCGCCTACTACACCCATCCCCATACGGCTTTGCCCGTGGTGCAGGGGACTAAATATGCCTTTGCCACTTGGCTATTCTATTGA
- a CDS encoding IMS domain-containing protein encodes MRIPLDYYQVLGVPIQATPEQIEQAFQDRLLQLPTHQHSPTTVATRRELIEQAYAVLREPEQRHAYDRHRRAVDPDDLIAQLDPDTTAPHLEISDQQFSGALLLLYELGNYSQVVKLGEQFLKGDAFDLNRPYTSSAVVADITLTVALAYLELGREEWQRQSYQAAASRLEAGLGVLQRANLFPELQEQFQTELNRLRPYHILELLALPLSDSVNRQRGILLLREMLSDRGGIEGRHDDHSGLGVEDFLKFILQLRSHLTVAEQQELFERESRRPSAVATYLAVHALVARGVQELQPSYIRRAKDLLERLSPNQDIYLELASCLLLLGQPAEALAALDKSQDQQSLAFIRRHSHDSSDLLPGLYYYTEQWLREEIYPAFRDLGETPVALDAYFADPDIQTYLEALSDDSFAPEPPSTTASALPEVIRPTVAVPPPVSFTAETLPLEYHTGLGQGFSASAATRSSTATETDTPPASTPKRRRPPTSHHKKRQTWFWMGAGVVLVGLGALAKVYWPAKTAEAPPPPPVTPTPTPVATPQPTTLATTLTPEMARDRLRTWQQIKAQALGTAFEMDKLATILAEPELSRWRSRAQSLKSEGSHWVYTLKNLEVKEVRPRGSDRVDVLAEVNEDARFYEQGTLRNDISYSDPYRVIYTFTRRGNQWLIQRMQVVS; translated from the coding sequence GTGCGCATTCCCCTCGACTATTACCAAGTGCTGGGTGTGCCAATTCAGGCAACGCCGGAGCAAATCGAGCAAGCGTTTCAGGATCGGCTGTTGCAACTGCCCACCCATCAACACTCCCCCACCACCGTTGCCACCCGTCGTGAACTCATTGAGCAAGCCTATGCGGTTTTGCGAGAACCTGAGCAGCGCCATGCCTACGATCGCCACCGCCGTGCCGTTGACCCCGATGATTTAATTGCCCAGTTGGATCCCGATACCACCGCTCCCCACCTTGAAATTAGTGATCAGCAATTTTCGGGGGCGCTCCTCCTGCTCTATGAACTGGGGAACTACTCCCAAGTGGTCAAACTGGGAGAACAATTCCTAAAGGGGGATGCTTTTGATCTCAACCGCCCCTATACTTCCTCTGCCGTCGTTGCTGACATTACCCTCACCGTCGCTTTGGCCTATTTGGAATTGGGACGCGAGGAATGGCAGCGGCAGTCCTACCAAGCAGCCGCCTCTCGCCTCGAAGCCGGTCTAGGGGTACTTCAGCGGGCGAACCTGTTTCCTGAACTCCAAGAGCAGTTTCAGACGGAACTGAATCGCCTACGTCCCTACCACATTCTGGAGTTACTGGCACTGCCGCTATCCGATAGTGTGAATCGGCAGCGGGGTATTTTATTGCTGCGGGAGATGCTCAGCGATCGCGGGGGGATTGAAGGTCGCCATGACGATCACTCTGGCCTTGGGGTTGAGGATTTTCTGAAATTTATTTTGCAACTGCGCAGCCATCTCACCGTAGCAGAGCAACAGGAACTCTTTGAACGAGAATCCCGCCGTCCCTCAGCAGTAGCGACCTATCTGGCAGTGCATGCGCTGGTGGCACGGGGTGTACAGGAACTTCAGCCAAGCTATATTCGCCGCGCCAAGGATTTACTAGAGCGACTCTCTCCCAATCAAGACATCTACCTTGAACTGGCCAGTTGTTTACTGCTGTTGGGTCAACCTGCTGAGGCACTGGCCGCTCTCGATAAATCTCAAGATCAGCAGAGTCTCGCCTTTATCCGCCGTCATTCCCATGACTCCAGCGATCTGCTGCCGGGGCTGTACTACTACACAGAGCAATGGCTACGGGAAGAAATTTATCCTGCCTTTCGGGATTTGGGGGAAACGCCGGTGGCCTTGGATGCCTACTTTGCGGATCCCGATATCCAAACCTACCTAGAAGCTCTCAGTGACGACTCCTTTGCCCCTGAACCGCCCAGCACCACTGCCTCTGCCCTCCCCGAAGTCATTAGACCAACGGTGGCCGTGCCGCCGCCCGTCTCCTTCACAGCGGAAACGTTGCCCTTGGAGTATCATACTGGGCTGGGTCAAGGCTTTTCGGCATCGGCTGCTACCCGCTCTTCAACCGCCACGGAGACCGACACGCCCCCAGCATCCACTCCCAAACGGCGCCGCCCGCCAACCAGTCACCACAAAAAACGTCAGACTTGGTTTTGGATGGGTGCAGGGGTTGTTCTTGTTGGGTTAGGCGCCTTGGCAAAAGTTTATTGGCCAGCCAAAACGGCTGAAGCCCCCCCACCACCGCCAGTGACCCCGACGCCAACTCCTGTGGCAACGCCACAACCAACGACCTTAGCCACCACCTTAACGCCGGAGATGGCACGCGATCGCCTCCGCACGTGGCAGCAAATTAAAGCCCAAGCCCTTGGCACGGCATTTGAGATGGACAAACTAGCAACGATTTTGGCGGAGCCAGAACTCAGCCGCTGGCGATCGCGGGCACAGAGCTTAAAATCCGAGGGCAGCCATTGGGTCTATACCCTCAAGAACCTAGAAGTGAAGGAAGTCCGTCCCCGAGGGAGCGATCGCGTGGATGTATTGGCGGAAGTCAATGAGGATGCCCGTTTCTATGAACAGGGGACGCTACGCAATGATATTTCCTATAGCGATCCCTACCGCGTCATTTACACCTTTACCCGTCGCGGCAATCAATGGTTGATTCAACGCATGCAGGTGGTTAGCTAA
- a CDS encoding recombinase family protein — MTLQALLAVLQWISGGSRSGKTCALVREFAHWVGQDKSVIPRERSLLFLTDTVEGRQVIQREIESQLGSGYRPYITTPVGFMQDEVELFWPLLVQAKAVDPHPPLRLKPETELVCAERLWQPWLANHRFAVLSENRDRATRHLLDIFQLAAFARLSLDDLPQLIWDHQLEMPSETVGAIVTALKQWQSWCTAHSLLTYGITTDLFGRVLLDHPRYQASLGQRFQCLLADNIHNYPAVMADVIARFNQQGIKIVLTHQPIGAVRLGLGADPDAFLSLKNQATVIEQPCPAETIFGNTPLQTEIQERLTTPQATLPENIAAIQTTSRMQLLQEVVATIATAIHQGMVQPNEIAILAPGLDSVARHVFSTELKKRGIPLVIWNEQRPLIQSPFVRALLTLLLFVYPRTGMIPEATAVAEMLTVLLPRAIDPVRAGLLSCYCFQPGLEKAELLSTTQYSHWDRFGHRATAAYENLRHWLSTLDPSQMPVYLLEAAIQRYLWPQNLTASELAPLRSLLEGTAAYWQIYDHLPEHRATPTAERLREWIALLRRGIVTADPAPPLRQPQGVLLATTFQYRSAQLAHRWHFWLDVGSPRWQDGGLQCLWQAPIFLRQGAASPSARVWQLESERLEHLLVDLCSRVSDRLFLCHSDLAANGSEQEGPLSPWVDLAVGDRLQAVTDGTMINNAICSSS, encoded by the coding sequence TTGACTTTGCAGGCTTTGTTGGCGGTGTTGCAGTGGATCAGTGGCGGTAGTCGCAGTGGCAAGACCTGTGCACTGGTGAGGGAATTTGCTCATTGGGTTGGGCAGGACAAGTCCGTGATTCCCCGTGAGCGATCGCTCCTCTTTTTGACAGATACCGTAGAAGGCCGCCAAGTCATCCAACGGGAAATTGAGTCACAGTTGGGCAGTGGCTACAGACCTTACATCACTACACCAGTGGGCTTCATGCAGGATGAGGTGGAACTTTTTTGGCCACTACTGGTGCAGGCGAAGGCCGTTGATCCGCATCCCCCTTTGCGTCTGAAACCAGAAACGGAGTTGGTGTGCGCAGAGCGGTTGTGGCAGCCTTGGCTAGCCAACCATAGGTTTGCTGTCCTTAGTGAAAATCGCGATCGCGCCACCCGTCACCTGCTCGATATTTTTCAACTAGCTGCCTTTGCCCGCCTTAGCCTAGATGATCTACCCCAACTCATTTGGGATCATCAGCTTGAGATGCCTTCAGAAACCGTGGGGGCGATCGTCACTGCCCTGAAACAGTGGCAAAGTTGGTGTACTGCCCACAGCCTTCTCACCTACGGCATCACCACGGATTTATTTGGCCGAGTTCTCCTTGACCATCCCCGATACCAAGCCTCCTTGGGGCAACGGTTTCAGTGTCTTCTTGCTGATAACATCCACAACTATCCAGCGGTGATGGCAGATGTGATCGCCCGCTTTAACCAACAGGGGATCAAGATTGTCCTGACTCACCAACCCATTGGCGCTGTCCGTCTCGGTCTGGGAGCTGATCCCGATGCGTTTCTCAGCCTGAAAAACCAAGCCACCGTCATTGAGCAACCCTGCCCTGCCGAAACGATTTTTGGCAACACCCCTCTCCAAACTGAGATTCAAGAACGCCTCACTACGCCCCAAGCCACGCTGCCTGAAAACATCGCGGCCATTCAAACCACTTCGCGGATGCAACTGTTGCAGGAAGTAGTTGCGACGATCGCCACCGCCATTCATCAAGGGATGGTGCAACCAAACGAGATCGCCATCCTTGCCCCCGGTTTAGATAGCGTTGCCCGCCATGTCTTTAGCACTGAGCTAAAAAAACGCGGCATTCCCCTCGTGATCTGGAATGAGCAGCGCCCCCTGATTCAATCCCCCTTTGTGCGTGCTCTTTTGACGCTGTTGCTGTTTGTTTATCCGCGAACGGGAATGATCCCAGAGGCAACGGCGGTTGCAGAGATGTTAACGGTTTTGCTGCCGCGAGCAATTGATCCTGTGCGGGCAGGCCTGCTCTCTTGCTATTGTTTTCAGCCGGGTCTGGAGAAAGCCGAACTGCTGAGCACAACCCAGTACAGCCATTGGGATCGCTTTGGCCATCGTGCCACCGCAGCCTATGAGAACTTGCGTCATTGGCTGAGCACGCTAGATCCTAGCCAAATGCCTGTGTATCTCCTAGAGGCGGCGATTCAACGCTATCTCTGGCCACAAAACCTGACAGCCAGTGAATTGGCACCCCTGCGATCGCTCCTTGAGGGCACAGCCGCCTACTGGCAAATTTATGATCACCTCCCAGAACACCGAGCTACGCCAACGGCTGAGCGACTACGGGAATGGATCGCCCTACTGCGGCGGGGAATTGTAACCGCTGATCCTGCCCCACCCCTGCGGCAGCCCCAAGGGGTCTTACTGGCAACCACGTTTCAATATCGCAGTGCCCAACTGGCCCATCGCTGGCATTTTTGGCTGGATGTGGGGAGTCCGCGTTGGCAGGATGGCGGCTTGCAATGCCTCTGGCAGGCGCCCATCTTTTTGCGGCAGGGGGCGGCGAGTCCCAGTGCACGGGTGTGGCAATTGGAGTCAGAACGTCTGGAGCATTTACTGGTGGATCTATGTTCACGGGTGAGCGATCGCCTATTCCTTTGCCACAGTGACTTGGCGGCCAATGGCAGTGAGCAAGAAGGCCCCCTGAGTCCTTGGGTGGATCTGGCGGTGGGCGATCGCCTCCAAGCTGTTACCGATGGCACTATGATAAATAACGCGATTTGCTCGTCCTCCTAG